One Solanum pennellii chromosome 10, SPENNV200 genomic region harbors:
- the LOC107002754 gene encoding uncharacterized protein C6C3.02c: MPRRSSGRSAPRPAPRAAPRPAPAPAHHAPPPAPMQSSGGGSMLGGIGSTIAQGMAFGTGSAVAHRAVDAVMGPRTIQHETVVAEAAVAPVSAASSAGSDACGVHTKAFQDCINSSGSDIGKCQFYMDMLSECRRNSMMNA; this comes from the exons ATGCCTCGCCGAAGCTCTG GAAGATCTGCTCCTCGTCCTGCCCCTCGCGCTGCTCCTCGTCCTGCTCCAGCCCCtg CACACCATGCTCCTCCACCAGCTCCCATGCAAAGTAGTGGTGGTGGATCCATGCTTGGTGGTATTGGTTCTACCATAGCTCAAG GTATGGCCTTTGGTACTGGAAGTGCTGTGGCACACAGAGCTGTAGATGCTGTCATGGGTCCACGCACTATTCAACATGAAACTGTTGTCGCTGAGGCAGCAGTAGCTCCAGTATCCGCTGCAAGCAGTGCAGGTTCTGATGCTTGTGGTGTGCACACTAAAGCATTCCAAGAT TGCATTAATAGCTCTGGAAGTGACATTGGCAAGTGTCAGTTCTACATGGACATGTTGTCCGAGTGCAGGAGGAACTCAATGATGAATGCTTAA